One genomic segment of Mycolicibacterium chubuense NBB4 includes these proteins:
- a CDS encoding TetR/AcrR family transcriptional regulator — MTADQRREQRRGQLMEAALDAVAERGVSDLRVRAVSARARLNDRYFYESFRDCQELLLATFDDQFTRALTGIMATLTESPPDLRPRVRDILEFAFAFIDDDPRRARLLTELQTAEALASRRHEVIDTLTEIMVGQVRHLLGVNAGTDDTIRLTALTVISGLLELVAQWYRSEVSVSRAQLIEFATALVVTTTDITGSLERQLAPLDDGEPTDAS, encoded by the coding sequence ATGACCGCGGATCAACGACGGGAGCAGCGGCGCGGGCAACTGATGGAGGCGGCTCTCGACGCCGTCGCAGAACGCGGCGTGAGCGATCTACGCGTGCGCGCCGTCAGTGCGCGGGCGCGGCTCAACGACCGGTACTTCTACGAGAGCTTCCGTGATTGCCAAGAGCTCCTCCTGGCGACCTTCGATGACCAGTTCACCCGTGCCCTGACAGGGATCATGGCGACGCTGACGGAGTCGCCGCCCGACCTCAGGCCTCGGGTCAGGGATATCCTCGAGTTCGCCTTCGCCTTCATCGACGACGACCCTCGGCGTGCGCGGCTGCTCACCGAGCTCCAGACGGCCGAAGCTCTCGCTTCGCGTCGTCACGAGGTGATCGACACCCTCACTGAGATCATGGTGGGGCAGGTGCGACACCTGCTCGGAGTGAACGCGGGAACTGACGACACGATCAGGTTGACGGCGTTGACCGTCATCAGCGGCCTTCTCGAGTTGGTCGCACAGTGGTACCGAAGCGAGGTGAGTGTCAGCAGAGCTCAGCTGATCGAGTTCGCCACCGCACTCGTCGTCACCACCACGGACATCACGGGCTCACTGGAACGTCAGCTCGCGCCGCTCGACGACGGCGAACCCACAGATGCCTCTTGA
- a CDS encoding cupin domain-containing protein: MHKLSLDAVAREHLEKAATASTGRSAGTVYGGHEQKLRQTVLGLTAGTSLAEHESPGEATLFVLSGRVRLHAGDDAWEGRAGDLLIIPPHRHSLEALEDSAVLLTVAK; the protein is encoded by the coding sequence ATGCACAAGCTCTCCCTGGACGCCGTCGCCCGCGAGCACCTCGAGAAGGCCGCCACGGCATCCACCGGTCGCAGCGCCGGCACCGTCTACGGCGGTCACGAACAGAAGCTGCGCCAGACGGTCCTCGGCCTGACCGCGGGCACATCGCTGGCCGAGCACGAGAGTCCGGGCGAAGCAACACTTTTCGTGCTGAGCGGCCGGGTGCGCCTCCATGCCGGCGACGACGCATGGGAGGGCCGAGCCGGCGACCTGCTGATCATCCCCCCGCACCGACACAGTCTCGAGGCCCTCGAGGACAGCGCCGTATTGCTCACCGTCGCGAAGTAG
- the fdxA gene encoding ferredoxin has product MTYVIGKPCVDVKDRACVEECPVDCIYEGGRALYIHPDECVDCGACEPVCPVEAIYYEDDLPADQHEHLADNAAFFSDPLPGREGPLGSPGGAAKLGPLAVDAPLVAGMPPQEQS; this is encoded by the coding sequence ATGACCTACGTGATCGGAAAGCCGTGTGTGGATGTGAAAGACCGCGCCTGCGTGGAGGAGTGCCCGGTCGATTGCATCTACGAAGGCGGCCGCGCGCTCTACATCCATCCGGACGAGTGCGTGGACTGTGGAGCATGCGAACCGGTCTGCCCGGTGGAGGCGATCTACTACGAAGACGATCTGCCGGCCGACCAGCACGAGCACCTGGCCGACAACGCGGCCTTCTTCTCCGACCCGCTGCCCGGACGCGAGGGCCCGCTGGGTTCGCCCGGGGGAGCAGCCAAGCTCGGTCCGTTGGCGGTCGACGCACCGCTGGTGGCCGGGATGCCGCCGCAGGAGCAGTCGTGA
- a CDS encoding helix-turn-helix transcriptional regulator yields the protein MSGRRGEVLELLRAADGPLSITAIAGELGIHPNTVRFHLDALAGAGQVEAVEAGRTKPGRPPLMFRAVAGMDPAGPRDYQMLAGILADALARQPRPSARAMAAGRASAERVAEPARTRSRRQAVDRLTGLLDQLGFAPEKGSAARRSDEIGLRNCPFLELVDTRRDVICPIHLGIMQGALEAWDAPVTVDALTPFAEPDRCVAHLVSAGSTS from the coding sequence GTGAGCGGGCGGCGCGGGGAGGTGCTGGAGTTGCTGCGGGCTGCCGACGGCCCGCTGAGTATCACCGCGATCGCCGGCGAGTTGGGGATACACCCCAACACCGTGCGCTTCCACCTCGATGCGCTGGCAGGAGCGGGGCAGGTCGAGGCGGTCGAGGCCGGTCGAACCAAACCCGGCCGCCCGCCCCTGATGTTCCGAGCGGTCGCGGGCATGGACCCGGCGGGACCTCGCGATTACCAGATGCTGGCAGGTATTCTCGCCGACGCGCTCGCCCGCCAGCCGCGACCGTCGGCGCGGGCCATGGCGGCCGGGCGGGCCAGCGCCGAGCGTGTCGCAGAACCCGCTCGCACGCGCAGCCGCCGTCAGGCCGTCGACCGCCTCACCGGGCTGCTCGACCAACTGGGCTTCGCCCCCGAAAAGGGCTCAGCGGCACGGAGGTCCGACGAGATCGGGCTGCGCAACTGCCCGTTCCTGGAACTGGTCGACACCCGCAGAGACGTGATCTGCCCGATCCACCTCGGGATCATGCAGGGCGCACTGGAAGCATGGGATGCACCCGTCACCGTCGACGCTCTCACTCCGTTCGCCGAGCCGGATCGCTGCGTTGCGCATCTGGTCTCGGCCGGGAGCACGTCATGA
- a CDS encoding membrane protein translates to MSTAHAVAAAVSFTWLGMVIAISFIEAPLKFRAPGVSLQIGLGIGRLVFRALNTVEAVLAVVLLILLVADPPSPTAIAAVCVVVVVLAAQLLVVRPRLTRRSDLVLAGSAAPHEADQPTRRSRVHYSYVGLELVKIAALVISGAAVLAGA, encoded by the coding sequence ATGAGCACCGCGCACGCCGTCGCCGCCGCCGTCAGCTTCACGTGGCTGGGTATGGTGATCGCGATTTCGTTCATCGAGGCGCCGCTGAAGTTCCGTGCCCCCGGGGTTTCGCTGCAGATCGGCTTGGGTATCGGGCGGCTGGTGTTTCGCGCGCTGAACACGGTCGAGGCCGTCCTGGCCGTCGTCCTGCTGATCCTCCTGGTCGCCGACCCGCCTTCGCCGACCGCAATAGCCGCGGTGTGTGTGGTCGTCGTGGTGTTGGCCGCGCAACTGCTGGTGGTGCGGCCGCGCCTGACGCGGCGCTCCGACCTGGTCCTCGCCGGGTCCGCCGCTCCGCACGAGGCTGACCAGCCGACCCGCCGGTCGCGGGTCCACTACAGCTACGTCGGTCTGGAACTGGTGAAGATCGCCGCATTGGTGATCAGCGGTGCCGCAGTGCTGGCAGGCGCCTGA
- a CDS encoding group III truncated hemoglobin: MADSGSSAAGLRDVATRADIDVLLRRFYHEAFGDQVLAAPFAELASHGLEQHLPVMCDFWETVLFRAGLYRRNALTVHRGIHESTPLSAVHFTRWLALWTATVDQMYQGPVAEHAKIQAGRIATAMHRRLTGAHHPGWSHRSVRAAVKEDSCAS; the protein is encoded by the coding sequence ATGGCCGACTCGGGGTCGTCGGCAGCGGGTCTTCGTGATGTGGCCACCCGCGCGGACATCGACGTGCTGCTGCGTCGCTTCTACCACGAGGCCTTCGGTGACCAGGTTCTCGCCGCGCCGTTCGCCGAACTCGCTTCGCACGGCCTCGAACAACACCTTCCCGTCATGTGCGACTTCTGGGAGACCGTGCTGTTCCGGGCCGGGCTGTACCGGCGCAACGCGCTGACCGTCCATCGCGGCATCCACGAGAGCACACCACTGTCGGCGGTGCATTTCACGCGCTGGCTCGCCCTGTGGACCGCTACCGTCGACCAGATGTATCAGGGTCCTGTCGCCGAACACGCCAAGATCCAGGCCGGCAGGATCGCCACCGCCATGCACCGGCGCCTGACCGGTGCCCACCACCCGGGCTGGTCACATCGATCCGTTCGAGCCGCAGTCAAGGAGGATTCATGCGCGTCGTAG
- a CDS encoding ferredoxin, whose protein sequence is MRVVVDRDRCEGNAVCVRIAPKIFSLDDDDYAVVGADPVPADQETLVEQAIAECPRAALSRAD, encoded by the coding sequence ATGCGCGTCGTAGTGGACCGTGATCGCTGTGAGGGCAATGCCGTCTGCGTGCGGATCGCACCGAAGATCTTCTCGCTCGACGACGACGATTACGCCGTGGTGGGTGCCGACCCGGTTCCCGCCGACCAGGAGACACTCGTCGAGCAGGCCATCGCCGAGTGTCCGCGCGCTGCTCTGTCGCGCGCGGACTGA
- a CDS encoding aspartate aminotransferase family protein, which produces MTTTLSGLPTGEDLDAAIARGQRAYELDRKHVFHSWSAQAQIKPMTVLAAQGSYVWDGDGNKLLDFSSQLVNTNIGHQHPKVVAAIAEQAATLCTIAPQHVNDARSEAARLIAERTPGDLNRVFFTNGGADAVEHAVRMARLHTGRYKVLSRYRSYHGGTDTAINLTGDPRRWPNDYASSGVVHFNGPFLYRSTFHAETEEQEAQRALEHLERLIQMEGPQSFAAIILESVPGTAGIMVPPPGYLAGVRELCDRYGIVFIADEVMAGFGRTGKWFAIENFDVVPDLITFAKGVTSGYVPLGGVAINDAIYATFADRAYPGGLTYSGHPLATACAVATINAMEDEGMVDNAARIGEQVLGPGLRELAARHRSVGEVRGLGVFWAIELVADQKTREPLAPYGVTSPAMAAVLAACKTGGLLPFANFNRIHAVPPCNVTDDEVAEGLQILDEALSVADDHLD; this is translated from the coding sequence ATGACAACTACTTTGAGCGGCCTACCCACCGGTGAGGACCTCGACGCCGCGATCGCTCGCGGGCAGCGGGCCTATGAACTGGACCGCAAGCACGTGTTCCACTCCTGGTCGGCCCAGGCGCAGATCAAGCCGATGACCGTGCTGGCGGCCCAGGGCTCCTATGTCTGGGACGGCGACGGCAACAAGCTGCTCGACTTCTCCTCGCAGCTGGTGAACACCAACATCGGCCACCAGCATCCGAAAGTCGTTGCGGCCATTGCCGAGCAAGCCGCCACGCTGTGCACCATCGCACCGCAGCACGTCAACGACGCCCGCTCGGAAGCCGCCCGGTTGATCGCCGAGCGCACCCCGGGCGACCTGAACCGGGTGTTCTTCACCAACGGCGGCGCCGACGCCGTCGAGCACGCGGTGCGGATGGCCCGGCTGCACACCGGCCGCTACAAGGTGCTCTCCCGGTACCGCTCGTATCACGGCGGCACCGATACCGCCATCAACCTGACCGGGGATCCGCGCCGCTGGCCCAACGACTACGCCAGCAGCGGCGTCGTGCACTTCAACGGCCCGTTCCTCTACCGGTCGACGTTCCACGCCGAAACCGAGGAGCAGGAGGCGCAGCGGGCGCTCGAGCACCTCGAGCGGTTGATCCAGATGGAAGGGCCGCAGTCGTTCGCGGCGATCATCCTCGAGTCGGTGCCCGGCACCGCGGGCATCATGGTCCCGCCGCCGGGCTATCTGGCCGGGGTCCGCGAGCTCTGCGACCGCTACGGCATCGTGTTCATCGCCGACGAGGTGATGGCCGGCTTCGGCCGCACCGGCAAGTGGTTCGCGATCGAAAACTTCGACGTCGTCCCCGACCTCATCACGTTCGCCAAAGGCGTGACGTCCGGCTACGTTCCGCTCGGCGGCGTCGCCATCAACGACGCGATCTACGCGACGTTCGCCGACCGCGCCTACCCCGGCGGCTTGACCTATTCCGGTCACCCGCTGGCGACCGCCTGCGCGGTGGCGACCATCAACGCGATGGAGGACGAGGGCATGGTCGACAACGCCGCGCGTATCGGCGAACAGGTGCTCGGTCCGGGCCTGCGCGAGCTCGCCGCTCGGCATCGCAGCGTCGGTGAGGTACGTGGTCTCGGCGTGTTCTGGGCGATCGAGCTGGTGGCTGACCAGAAGACCCGCGAGCCGTTGGCGCCCTACGGCGTGACGAGCCCGGCGATGGCGGCCGTACTGGCCGCCTGCAAGACCGGGGGGCTGCTGCCGTTCGCGAACTTCAACCGGATCCACGCGGTGCCACCGTGCAACGTCACCGACGACGAGGTCGCCGAAGGCCTCCAGATCCTCGACGAGGCCCTCTCCGTCGCCGACGACCACCTCGACTGA
- a CDS encoding CoA-acylating methylmalonate-semialdehyde dehydrogenase, whose product MTNTISHWVDDEVFAGTSGADGVRLAPVTNPATGVVTGQVALASVADAQTVIDAAAAAFPAWRDTSLTKRVSVLFRFRELLNERKDELAAIITSEHGKVLSDALGEVSRGQEVVEFACGIPHLLKGGFTENASTKVDVYSIRQPLGPVAIISPFNFPAMVPMWFFPVAIATGNTVVLKPSEKDPSAAVWIAQLWKEAGLPAGVFNVLQGDKTAVDELLTNPKIKSVSFVGSTPIAQYVYATGTAAGKRVQALGGAKNHAVILPDADLDLAADAMINAGFGSAGERCMAVSACVAVGPIADDLVAKISERAATLKTGDGTKDSDMGPLVTAAHRDKVASYIDAGEADGAKVVVDGRTVQADGGQEGFWLGPTLLDNVTPQMSVYTDEIFGPVLSVLRVETYDQALELINANPYGNGTAIFTNDGGAARRFQNEVEVGMVGINVPIPVPMAYYSFGGWKASLFGDSHAHGMDGVQFFTRQKAITQRWLDPSHGGINLGFPQNG is encoded by the coding sequence ATGACGAACACTATTTCTCATTGGGTCGATGATGAGGTTTTCGCGGGGACGTCCGGTGCTGATGGTGTCCGGCTGGCGCCGGTGACGAATCCGGCGACCGGTGTGGTGACCGGGCAGGTCGCGTTGGCGTCGGTCGCCGATGCGCAGACGGTGATCGACGCGGCAGCGGCGGCGTTTCCGGCGTGGCGCGACACCTCGCTGACCAAGCGGGTCTCGGTGCTGTTCCGTTTCCGGGAACTGCTCAACGAGCGTAAGGACGAGCTGGCCGCGATCATCACCAGCGAGCACGGCAAGGTGCTCTCCGACGCCCTCGGTGAGGTCTCCCGCGGCCAGGAGGTCGTCGAGTTCGCCTGCGGGATCCCGCACCTGCTCAAGGGTGGGTTCACCGAGAACGCCTCGACCAAGGTCGACGTGTACTCCATCCGCCAGCCGTTGGGCCCGGTGGCGATCATCAGCCCGTTCAACTTCCCGGCCATGGTCCCGATGTGGTTCTTCCCGGTCGCGATCGCCACCGGCAACACCGTGGTGCTCAAGCCCTCGGAGAAAGACCCCTCAGCGGCGGTGTGGATCGCGCAGTTGTGGAAAGAAGCCGGCCTGCCCGCCGGGGTGTTCAACGTGCTCCAGGGCGACAAGACCGCCGTCGACGAACTGCTGACCAACCCGAAGATCAAATCGGTGTCCTTCGTGGGCTCCACCCCGATCGCCCAGTACGTCTACGCCACCGGCACCGCCGCCGGCAAGCGCGTGCAGGCGTTGGGCGGGGCGAAGAACCACGCGGTGATCCTGCCCGACGCTGACCTGGATTTGGCCGCCGATGCGATGATCAACGCCGGGTTCGGCTCGGCCGGGGAGCGCTGCATGGCGGTCTCGGCGTGTGTGGCCGTCGGCCCGATCGCCGATGACCTGGTCGCCAAGATCAGCGAGCGCGCCGCCACCCTCAAGACCGGGGACGGCACCAAGGACTCCGACATGGGGCCGCTGGTCACCGCCGCCCACCGCGACAAGGTCGCCTCCTACATCGACGCCGGCGAAGCCGACGGCGCCAAGGTCGTCGTCGACGGCCGCACCGTCCAAGCCGACGGCGGCCAAGAGGGGTTCTGGCTCGGCCCGACGCTGCTGGACAACGTCACGCCGCAGATGAGTGTCTACACCGACGAGATCTTCGGCCCCGTGCTGTCGGTGCTGCGGGTGGAAACCTACGACCAGGCGCTGGAGTTGATCAACGCCAACCCCTACGGCAACGGCACCGCGATCTTCACCAACGACGGCGGCGCCGCCCGGCGGTTCCAGAACGAGGTCGAGGTCGGCATGGTCGGCATCAACGTCCCCATCCCGGTCCCGATGGCCTACTACAGCTTCGGCGGCTGGAAAGCCTCGCTGTTCGGCGACAGCCACGCCCACGGCATGGACGGCGTGCAGTTCTTCACCCGCCAAAAAGCCATCACCCAACGCTGGCTCGACCCCAGTCACGGCGGCATCAACCTCGGCTTCCCCCAAAACGGCTGA
- a CDS encoding PucR family transcriptional regulator has protein sequence MDVTVGEVIDLPVVQRGSPEVLSACRWGDPIRWLHVGEVADLSSLLQGGELVLTTGVGLGRAPRRYLQGLADAGALGVVVELGTALTELPDAVTDLARQLDLALVALHRQVRFVDVTEAVHRRIVAEQYEEVAFDRRVHEAFTELSMKRASVAGIVDAAARILELPVVLEDLAHQAIAVSASGAETATLLDDWELRSRRAPTGAGGAEHWVLTPVGPRGEEWGRLIVPTAADNRARVLMVLERASAAPALNRMIERSRSGLHQQAQSGLIDDVVQGRISDEREAAARAHALGLRKATRYFPVVVRVERSGAATDPVAVQRRNVVLLDAVAHTVNAAGHTGLFSSRRDGEIAALLAVTAGRTGADKALADIGERLRHDLRRVAGVTRSVCAVAAAEAEITEAIRGLAEAGHVAEVALAMPDSPRRYFRASDVRLRGLMTLLRDDPRVQRFAETELKPLLDRGVPADVEILREYLSLAGNKAALAQRLHISRPALYKRLATIAETLGVDLDDAESMTSLAVALMVFDARRRIEPASLPDN, from the coding sequence ATGGATGTCACGGTCGGAGAGGTCATCGATCTGCCCGTCGTGCAGCGCGGTTCGCCGGAGGTCTTGAGTGCGTGCCGGTGGGGCGACCCGATCCGCTGGTTGCACGTCGGAGAGGTCGCCGACCTGTCTTCGCTGCTGCAGGGCGGTGAGCTCGTGCTGACCACCGGGGTCGGGCTGGGCCGCGCGCCGCGGCGCTATCTGCAGGGCCTGGCCGATGCGGGCGCCCTCGGCGTCGTCGTCGAGTTGGGGACTGCCCTGACGGAGCTCCCGGATGCGGTGACTGACCTGGCCAGGCAACTCGATCTCGCGCTCGTCGCGCTGCACCGGCAGGTCAGATTCGTCGACGTGACCGAGGCCGTCCATCGCCGCATCGTCGCCGAACAGTACGAGGAGGTCGCCTTCGATCGACGGGTGCACGAAGCCTTCACCGAACTGAGCATGAAGCGCGCTTCGGTCGCCGGGATCGTCGACGCGGCCGCCAGGATCCTCGAATTGCCGGTCGTCCTCGAGGATCTCGCGCACCAGGCGATCGCGGTGTCGGCGAGCGGCGCCGAGACGGCCACGCTGCTCGACGACTGGGAGCTCAGGTCGCGTCGCGCGCCGACGGGTGCCGGCGGCGCCGAACACTGGGTGCTCACCCCGGTCGGCCCGCGCGGCGAGGAGTGGGGCCGGCTGATTGTGCCGACGGCCGCGGACAATCGCGCGCGGGTGCTGATGGTGCTGGAGCGGGCATCGGCGGCGCCGGCGTTGAACCGCATGATCGAACGCAGCCGCAGCGGCCTGCACCAGCAGGCGCAGAGCGGGTTGATCGACGACGTGGTGCAGGGCCGGATCTCCGACGAACGCGAGGCCGCCGCGCGGGCGCACGCGCTGGGGCTCAGGAAGGCGACGCGCTACTTTCCCGTCGTGGTGCGTGTCGAGAGATCCGGCGCGGCGACCGATCCTGTTGCCGTGCAACGTCGTAACGTCGTTCTACTCGACGCCGTCGCGCACACCGTCAACGCCGCCGGGCACACCGGCTTGTTCTCCAGTCGCCGTGACGGGGAGATCGCCGCGTTGCTCGCCGTGACCGCCGGGCGCACCGGAGCGGACAAAGCCCTGGCCGACATCGGTGAGCGCCTGCGACACGACCTGCGCCGGGTCGCCGGGGTGACGCGGTCGGTCTGTGCGGTCGCCGCGGCCGAAGCCGAGATCACCGAGGCGATCCGGGGACTGGCGGAGGCCGGCCATGTCGCCGAGGTGGCTCTCGCGATGCCGGACAGCCCTCGGCGGTACTTCCGCGCGTCCGATGTCCGGCTGCGCGGGCTGATGACACTGCTGCGTGACGACCCGCGCGTCCAACGGTTCGCCGAGACCGAACTCAAGCCGCTGCTCGACCGCGGGGTGCCGGCCGACGTCGAGATCCTGCGCGAATACCTCAGTCTCGCAGGCAACAAGGCCGCGCTGGCGCAGCGGTTGCACATCAGCCGGCCCGCGCTCTACAAGCGGTTGGCCACCATCGCGGAGACGTTGGGCGTCGACCTCGACGACGCCGAATCCATGACGTCGCTGGCCGTGGCGCTGATGGTGTTCGATGCGCGGCGGCGCATCGAACCCGCCAGCCTGCCCGACAACTGA